ttgtactaatttatgattttataatttttatttgatctatgattgatgtggactattatattgtttgtattttcatctcattcccattttctatcattcattctcatcatcatttgttgttttgttctgttttgtatcgtgctaaactttaattggccttgtgctgttgttttgcacgttaatattctaaataaataaataaaaataaataaataaattattattattattattattattattattatgctgagACAGCAGGAAACAGTATTTTTGTGCACTTCTGTTAcgtgtaatatattataaataaaaataatgaatttgtaattttttaaagtgCCACTACTTTGAAGGTTTGTTATTTGTTGTTTAACCATGTGCAATTACTCGCTCAATTGAGATAGGCGATCAGATACGGCCAAAATATGTTGTGATATAATCTTACTGAAGTTAAGCATTAATTATGTAATGCCCTTAATAGTAGCAACTTAAAAAAACTGGTTACATTTCTACTTATTGTAAAGAGTAAACGGGAAGAAAAGATGAAGACCGGTATTGTAAGGAATTAGTATTGCTACGTATAGGtttttaaatagttaaaataacatACAGGATTTACAAGCCTGTATCTTTAAATATAAGGAACATGTTAGGAAGAGTGATTGCACGAGTGAATAATATTATATCTATCAGAAAATAATTCCAGGAATGATTATCTTCAAAACCACCATAAAAATCTaatgcataatatatttttttttttaatccaatgccaccaggttgtcttttcgacatttctggtcttctctcctggctgtagcttagttgtaacccacttctgaggttggggtgcctggaagACGGAGTTACATTACTCCgctgatgtgataggatgattatgataatgtggtgccaggagaggtcttaaatctaaacttaacctaaattccagaccatggacgaacacaggaataatcccctttaaggaaaaattcctgtgctctaaccgggaatcgaacccgggacctcatgaactatagccagaagctctgaccactaatgcataatgcataatatattgttattaatagttCATTAGAATTTAGTGATATTATGCAAAGTTAAGACAGACCCTAGAAACTGGATTGAAGGCTACATGGGCTGTTACTAATAGATTGTGATTTACTTGAAACATACATAGCACATACATACGCATAAATGACTAATTAATGAATTCATCCTGGGATTATGTGACACTTGGCTTGCTTTATAGCTGCAGAAATCTCTGAAGGAACTCAATCAGTTAATGGGTTAAGATATGAATTTGAGCACAAGTCCACATGTTAAAATGTTACAACTCGCTATGCCAGTGAcctgctagttttttttttttttttttggtagtagAATAGAATACTTTAGTTGTGTACCTATCTGTATATCTCGTATAATTTTTAGTTCGCATATCCCAGTTATATGAAAATTAACAGTGCCCATTCTTTGTGACATTTACCATTTGTTgatggatattttatttttcaggagGAATTGTTAAACGAGAATGAAGTAAAAGAGGACTTGATGTCTGACATGGCAAAAGATGGAGAAAACTTGACAGACAGGTGAGAGTGTCTTAAGTGATCTAtcattttgtttatgtttattcaattattcttTAGAAAGTAACTTCGAAATGACATCTCTGCTTTTCTCTTTATTGCTAACATGaattcaaattaataattttattagtattgATTGATTTCTGATAAGCGaagcgacttttttttttcctaagttACACCTCCAGTAACTGTGTTCCTCTGACTCACGATTTCATTAACTTGTGATTTAAACTTCCATGTCTGCTTCTGTTAATTCTATATCATTCATTTTATGGGAATTTAACGCTAAGAGATACCTTGGAATTCATCATATGTGTTAAAATTTATAGTAAATTGTCTTTGTTTCTCTTGTACCATTTTTGAGATTTGGAAATTTATTGTGGATTAATTGTGATATTAAGGCAGTAAAAATTGGAATAATGAAAGATAACATCCTGTTCTCATATTTTCCaatccaaaattttatttttagtattttaataatatatcattATACTTAATTCGATGTCTGACACTTTCGTTTCACTGATGTGAACTAGTCTTATTCTCCTAAGCTACATTCGAACATAAGTTTGAATCTTATTAGGGAGACTACATTACTTtgttcatattggagtgaaacatctcaaacagcagaaataactaaaatgctctctcaattaatatcaataaaagaattgtattccgatggataccatcccattgtggaatcctgggaaacgagaatgcggatgcactagcaaagaaggacagcactgctacttacagacctgttactaaatctacatattactctgtgaaaatatttattaaatctacatacttagacttcaacaaacaaaatttgataacacaatcccaagggaaaaaatggaactctctgcatcataatccacagttaattcccgatttaccacgaaaatcatctgtagctgcatttagattggcaaaagGCCATGACTGTTCGGctaagcacctgcatagaattggaatatatcagtcccctaactgcccattgtgcaactcaaaccaagaaatggattcggaacacctcaaaatctgtgcttcagtggctagtcatgataatatctttgaaaaatattggagtgcaagaggtcaaatgactttattgtcaaacgcctggtattagtaaacaacaacaacattactttgttcattttttttaacgTTGTCCCCATTTGTATTACGAAAACCATGTAATCCCATTAGAAATTCTCAGACTCATTTTACTAAAGTATATTATCttgctgtcaccaatcccatctaTGCTAATTAGTATTGTTGCTGTTTaatcaactgtacgaagacaggtctgaacctcacaagtgacaccaacaaggcatcactcatgaagcaactaagccaggagataattgggtaggatggctagttcctttccttcTCTATTGCATATACTgctgactagctacatgttacattaatcagacttcagatgcatataaacaattgttcttcctctgacacatattagcCAGAATTTCAGTCAGAGTTATAATAAGCATTGatcggtcagcacgtctggccgcgaaaccaggtgacccgggttcgaatcccagtcggggcaagttacctggttgaggttttttccggggttttccctcaacccaatacgagcaaatgctgggtaactttcggtgctggaccccagactcattttaccggcattatcaccttcatttcattcagatgctaaataacctagatgttgagacaacgtcgtaaaataacccaataaaataaaacataagcaTTGATAACTGTTAAAAAGTTTGTAAATGTTTTATTGTAAGTTCTTTGGTAGGAAGTTTGTCACAGCCATTAGGATTCACGTAATAaaggcagaaatcaagtgacctCAAAAAAGAGAGAGTGAACTACAGGTGTGTCATAATTCTGCTGATACTTCTTTTCCCTTGGCCAAAGAAAGTATAAGACGTCATTTATCAGTAGAATggaatagtgatagtgatagtgatagatttattgatattagttcagaAAAGTAcatacttaataatttaaaaaaattatctgtatacaaaagtagttatacataataaatatacaatttcctaaactaattaatttatcgcaaatctcaataatttattgattCAAACTTGCACTCAGTAGAATGAAATAGATGTCATGATAATTTCAAACATCAGCATTCCTATTTGGACAACTCTTTCTTTAACATCATAATTTCGCAATTagagtgattcattattattCCCTCCTGCAGTATTTCATTATTCAATGAACATTTATGCTATGGTACCGGTACATGTATGCGGTAACTGACCAGAAACAAAGAGTCTGAACTTTCAGCATAGTTAGGACGATTCTTCTTTATCCTCTCCCTTTCTTCAGCTCTGTGAGTCTTGTGGTCTGTATAGGTGTATAAATGACTTAACCTTGAGGGGACTGAGCTAAAACTCTTTGTCACAGTGATTATTGTTTTTTAGACATTAATAATACACGTACCTAATTCAGATGTAGGATGAAACCTGCTCTCACTACAGGTTACATGCTGGAAGCATTTGCTTTCGAAGAATCTGTAATGTGGAGTGATGAAATGATGTCTTGTTTGACAATTTACATTTTCTAGGGGGTTAATATTAATTCTCCCTTTGAGTTATAGTAATTTTGTTGTCTTGACTCTTATGGAACTGAGAGTCTAGTGACGTGTTGTGAAAGCAATGCTGAATCTCATAAAACGACATACGACAATGCATATTATTGGAATTGTATGGGTCGCTCTCTGTTCAGAAATGTAGGCATATACTACACATCATACCAAATTTATATTGCccaataaagaaattattttaaaattataattattgatataaataataataatttatttttacaaagtTCTACAATTGAATGTTCTCTTAATTTACTGATTTTACTTCTCCAAAATTATCTATCACTAGCATCTTCATtaattttctcaaattaatataaTCCATTCTTCATATAACCCCATCCATCAATCACTCCCTCCCTTCTTTTACCTTTTACTTACCATCCTTTctctaatttgaaatttttttggtctCCATAACACTGTAGTCTCCTATGTATGCTTTGTTTTTAGGGTTTCAATTTGTCCATGAGATGGCATGAAGGTAGTTAATGGGTGTGAATATGCAGTACTTCAGTTCTTGAATAACTAAAGTGATAAAACTTTGGGGCAAGCTCATCAAAGAAATTGGAGGTTATATGGAGAATTAacaattattcatttcattcttGGTGCACAATTTGGATTTCCTGTTAATACATATTTTCGGTAGATAAAATATGAACAATGGTTATTTCTTAATCTTGAAATTTGTTACAAGAAAGATcactgtactgtatatttatcagTACATTACTAGCTTCAGTTTTCTTTATAGTGATGGCACTGTGACATTATGAgctacaataatagtaatatcttAATAGAAGAAATAATTTATAGTGAATAAATTTACACCAACATCAAATGTGGATTGCCTGCTTCAATGTGTGGATCGTAATAATAGTCTTCTAAGTTATTTAACCAGAAATATATCCTTTTACAGAATTATGCAGCAGGTTGTTCAAGATGGCATGAAAAACCCTGGGATTGAAGCATGCAATAAGTCCTTGCAGAACTGTAGAGTAGATGTGCTTCCACAAAACCATGAAAAGCAAGTGAGTGATGCTATTATTTCAACCCAGATAGACCTACGGTGCGAATTTTGTGGTGAAAAATTTATTGGACTGCAAATTTTGAATCAACACAAAAAACTTCTTCATTCAGAACAGAAGACTTACAAATGCGACATTTGTGACCAGAGTTTCGTGCAACTTCATCATCTTCGCCAGCATTTTTCAGCTCACGAAAGCAATAAGCCTTTCAAATGCGAAACCTGTGATAAAACTTTCTCAAGACAAGATCACCTGCAATATCACTCACTAATTCACACAGGggataaacctttcaaatgtaaAATTTGTGATAAATGTTTTACACGGCCTGGGTATCTTCAGAAACACACTTTAATTCACTCAAGtgataaacctttcaaatgcaaTCTTTGTGATAAAAGTTTCCCGCGAATTGATTATCTTTTGTCACACACAGTCAGTCACACGGATGATAAACCTTTCAAGTGTAAGATCTGTGACAAGAGTTTCGCACGAATGGGTAATCTTCGACAGCATGAGGTAACCCACACAGATGACAGGCCTTTCAAATGCGAGTTTTGTGAGAAGGGTTTTAAATATCGTTCAGACCTTCGACATCACGTATCGTCTCACACAGGTCATAAGCCCTTCGAATGCAAATTTTGTGACAAGCGATATGCACGACAGATTCATCTTCGACAGCATATTTTGACTCACGCAGTTGATAAGCCATTCAAGTGCAATGTTTGTGACAAGAGTTTTGGGTATCCTCACCACCTTCGAAATCACACATTAACTCACTCAGGCAACAGACCTTTCGAATGTAACATTTGCATGAAATCTTTCACACAGTCCGGGCATCGGAAGCTGCATATGCGCATCCATTCAGGGGAGGAACTCTTCAAGTGTGATATTTGTAGTAAGAAATTTGCAGAAGATTCTGCGCTTACTCGTCATATGAGGGGACATAATGAAGAAACTGCCTTTAAATGTGACATTTGCTCGATGACTTTCTGGCGTAAGAGTGCTTTACGGTATCACATATTGATGCATACGGACGAGAAACCATACAAATGCGACGTCTGTAGTAAGGGTTTCCGACAACCCAGCAGTTTGAAAACGCACCAACTTATCCACAAAGGGGAGAAGCCCTACAGTTGTGACTTATGTGGTAGGGTCTTCCGACATCTGTTTCAATTGAGAAGACACTTACACACCGACGGTCCAGAGATTGCCTGGAATTGTGACGTTTGTGGTAAAATATTTAGGACCTCTAAATGCCTAAAACATCATATGACAACTCACGATTAAGAGACTCACTTCTGGCTTATAGTATGTATAGTATCTTTAACCTTTAAGTTAACACTATGCTTATTACCACATTTTTCGTTCCTGAGGTCTTGAACATCAAATGTTAAGTTAGACCTTTATTACTACTTattgggttttaaggaacccggaggttcattgccgtcctcacataagccagccattgatccctatcctaagcaagattaatctagtctctacaatcatatcccacctccctcaaatcgattttaatattatcttcccatctacgtctcggcctccccaaaggtctttttcccgccggcctcccaactaacactctatatgcatttctggattcgcccatacgtgctacatgtcctgcccatctcaagcgtctggatttaatgttcctaattatgtcaggtgaagaatacaatgcgtgcagctctgcgttgtgtaactttctccattctcctgtaacttcatccctcttagccccaaatattttcctaagaaccttattctcaaacacccttaatctctgttcctctctcaaagtgagactccaagcttcacaaccatacagaacaaccggcaatatagctgttttataaattctaactttcagattttttgacagcagactggatgacaaagcttctcaaccgaataataacaggcatttcccatatttattctgtgtttaatttcctcctgagtgtcatttaagacctatattacactatcaaatttctgtgttacAGAAGATTgatggaatatgtatgataaaatcttttacagtgtaatatagcatctttgatcacatctagctgtgacatactgtactccaaccacgagaaagtctctgcggaatgagacgaagcggggtaatgctgtgaatgaatgttgatgtcataaggtcacacacgtgggtactcgtatctctattggctagttCTCACAGCACAATCCATAACATttatatacacatatttatactaccctagttacaaaattagatcactgttaatctcctggtttttTAATCCCTCcaaacaggaaataacatatgcaggagagcgcatggtttttaaactgacgttataacggtaatattatctatctactttgttccaaatagatgacgcaatagtaaaacattcctttcacggttgatctccaggttggagaacagtagttatgtgataaaagttatggtcatcatcatacctttgataaaatttgtaattgagaagaaagaaaatggcgccATTAAGTtcacatggtctgtgaaaaccacaaaacttttaatatcacattatgagtcacatgaaatgtttcataatccattattaaatacttagtatatataggatttcacatcttcatactgaagttctctcagtagagtttgatggatttcTTTCGTATCTTTTTCTCTctaccccaatctctaacccaaatcgtCAGCTTAAAGTGTAAATGTACTAACTAACAAAagggaaattttacaggggaaacaaaaaacaatataaattaactctgaaacttaaCCACCtctactttggatttggtcctcaagtatcagagttaatttatactcagtcttttgtttctcctgtaaaatttcctttttgtcatTTAGCAGATTTGCTCTAAAccgacgaaatatattttttctttgatttctcctttagtattaatgcaataaccattgctacatattttacagttacaacaagcatagacctgttgtggatccattattagaactgtga
This sequence is a window from Periplaneta americana isolate PAMFEO1 chromosome 2, P.americana_PAMFEO1_priV1, whole genome shotgun sequence. Protein-coding genes within it:
- the LOC138715112 gene encoding zinc finger protein 83-like isoform X1, producing the protein MIVAMDMIKTEPDVTICDSNEEEENTLSTVWRERDITFVSVMEEDVNDIKVEPFDQNCDDVPNIKHEGNEDPISCTEFKFEAEEELLNENEVKEDLMSDMAKDGENLTDRIMQQVVQDGMKNPGIEACNKSLQNCRVDVLPQNHEKQVSDAIISTQIDLRCEFCGEKFIGLQILNQHKKLLHSEQKTYKCDICDQSFVQLHHLRQHFSAHESNKPFKCETCDKTFSRQDHLQYHSLIHTGDKPFKCKICDKCFTRPGYLQKHTLIHSSDKPFKCNLCDKSFPRIDYLLSHTVSHTDDKPFKCKICDKSFARMGNLRQHEVTHTDDRPFKCEFCEKGFKYRSDLRHHVSSHTGHKPFECKFCDKRYARQIHLRQHILTHAVDKPFKCNVCDKSFGYPHHLRNHTLTHSGNRPFECNICMKSFTQSGHRKLHMRIHSGEELFKCDICSKKFAEDSALTRHMRGHNEETAFKCDICSMTFWRKSALRYHILMHTDEKPYKCDVCSKGFRQPSSLKTHQLIHKGEKPYSCDLCGRVFRHLFQLRRHLHTDGPEIAWNCDVCGKIFRTSKCLKHHMTTHD
- the LOC138715112 gene encoding zinc finger protein 83-like isoform X2, whose amino-acid sequence is MDMIKTEPDVTICDSNEEEENTLSTVWRERDITFVSVMEEDVNDIKVEPFDQNCDDVPNIKHEGNEDPISCTEFKFEAEEELLNENEVKEDLMSDMAKDGENLTDRIMQQVVQDGMKNPGIEACNKSLQNCRVDVLPQNHEKQVSDAIISTQIDLRCEFCGEKFIGLQILNQHKKLLHSEQKTYKCDICDQSFVQLHHLRQHFSAHESNKPFKCETCDKTFSRQDHLQYHSLIHTGDKPFKCKICDKCFTRPGYLQKHTLIHSSDKPFKCNLCDKSFPRIDYLLSHTVSHTDDKPFKCKICDKSFARMGNLRQHEVTHTDDRPFKCEFCEKGFKYRSDLRHHVSSHTGHKPFECKFCDKRYARQIHLRQHILTHAVDKPFKCNVCDKSFGYPHHLRNHTLTHSGNRPFECNICMKSFTQSGHRKLHMRIHSGEELFKCDICSKKFAEDSALTRHMRGHNEETAFKCDICSMTFWRKSALRYHILMHTDEKPYKCDVCSKGFRQPSSLKTHQLIHKGEKPYSCDLCGRVFRHLFQLRRHLHTDGPEIAWNCDVCGKIFRTSKCLKHHMTTHD